A window from Oceanispirochaeta sp. encodes these proteins:
- a CDS encoding class I SAM-dependent methyltransferase, translating into MKDIELIVDFHKEAIRLAPGSKEETLKALKLTNLNLSNELNIADIGCGSGAQTLDLARLTHGKIIAVDLFPEFLEKVKEHAAGQGFKERINTLQCSMDDLPFEEESLDLIWSEGAIYNMGFQKGLQAWRRFLKPGGYIAVSELTWLKDNRPPELEEFWSGTYSEIRSAEVKKEQLQQGGYELAGSFTLSEQSWMDNYYSPMLSRIPEFLKRHLKDKKAENLVKEEQNEIDLYKKYKDYYGYVFYIGRKV; encoded by the coding sequence ATGAAGGATATAGAACTGATTGTAGATTTCCACAAAGAGGCGATACGTCTGGCTCCAGGCAGTAAGGAAGAAACATTAAAAGCACTCAAACTGACAAATCTGAATCTTTCCAATGAACTTAATATAGCCGACATCGGCTGCGGCAGCGGTGCCCAGACCCTGGATCTGGCTCGTTTGACTCATGGAAAAATCATAGCCGTCGACCTCTTTCCCGAGTTTCTGGAGAAGGTGAAGGAACATGCCGCCGGGCAGGGATTCAAGGAGAGAATCAATACTCTTCAATGCTCCATGGATGATCTGCCTTTCGAGGAAGAATCTCTGGATCTGATCTGGTCAGAAGGGGCCATTTACAACATGGGGTTCCAGAAGGGCCTGCAGGCCTGGAGAAGATTCCTGAAACCCGGCGGTTACATCGCCGTCTCGGAATTAACCTGGCTGAAAGACAACAGACCTCCCGAACTGGAAGAGTTCTGGTCGGGAACCTACTCGGAGATCCGTTCCGCTGAAGTCAAGAAAGAACAGCTGCAGCAAGGCGGGTATGAACTGGCAGGGAGTTTTACACTCTCTGAACAGAGCTGGATGGATAATTACTACTCTCCCATGCTCTCCCGAATCCCTGAGTTTCTGAAGAGACATCTGAAAGACAAGAAAGCAGAGAATCTGGTCAAAGAGGAACAGAATGAGATAGACCTCTATAAAAAATACAAAGATTATTACGGATATGTTTTTTACATCGGGCGCAAGGTCTGA
- a CDS encoding NAD(P)H-dependent oxidoreductase — protein sequence MNTLIVFTHPSEESLNRSFLNSTLEGLRSNPHIKNIDVLDLYRENFNPALIFNSEIKRRDMHKDPELELYRQKITQADTVIFIYPIWWGRPPAMLMGFIDRMMASGFAFKQEKGHIMPEGLLKGKKVICVSTMKGPTGYTALLLNNAHKTLMRKAVFNFVGIKDIHFFEFGFMEKSGGRQGKNLEKVKNYMTKLKSAAA from the coding sequence ATGAATACCCTTATCGTCTTTACCCATCCTTCAGAAGAGAGCCTGAACAGAAGTTTTCTGAATTCTACCCTGGAAGGGCTGCGTTCAAATCCCCATATTAAAAATATTGACGTCCTGGATCTCTACAGGGAAAATTTTAATCCCGCTCTCATCTTTAACAGTGAGATAAAAAGAAGAGATATGCATAAAGACCCTGAACTGGAATTGTACAGACAGAAAATAACTCAGGCAGACACGGTCATCTTTATTTATCCCATCTGGTGGGGACGCCCCCCTGCCATGCTGATGGGATTCATTGACAGGATGATGGCTTCGGGTTTTGCCTTCAAACAGGAAAAAGGGCATATCATGCCCGAAGGTCTTCTAAAAGGTAAGAAAGTCATCTGCGTCTCAACCATGAAAGGACCGACAGGTTATACGGCTCTGTTATTGAATAATGCCCATAAGACCCTGATGAGAAAGGCCGTCTTCAATTTTGTCGGTATTAAGGACATCCACTTCTTTGAGTTCGGTTTTATGGAAAAATCTGGGGGGCGGCAAGGCAAAAATCTGGAAAAAGTCAAAAATTATATGACAAAACTGAAATCCGCCGCTGCATAA
- a CDS encoding DUF1697 domain-containing protein yields MTFIAFLREINVSGQKKIVMTDLKDLQY; encoded by the coding sequence ATGACATTCATAGCCTTCCTGCGGGAAATCAATGTCAGCGGACAGAAGAAGATTGTAATGACCGATCTGAAGGATCTTCAATACTGA